A single region of the Nocardioides aquaticus genome encodes:
- a CDS encoding SigE family RNA polymerase sigma factor: MDATDLVSPETGDPTDRPPDHASGGVDDAFADFFRSCWPRSYRVALGVTRDAAAAEDACQAAFARVYASWARISRVDHPEAYVRRMVINEVLGQHRRPWRRHERMQADPTADPRPTNGDLDALGQVVTGRDALWGAVAVLPPRQRAVVVLRYYEDLSETEIASVLGCSAGTVKSQASRALATLRRVAADDSTGDLR; the protein is encoded by the coding sequence GTGGACGCCACCGACCTCGTGAGCCCGGAGACGGGGGATCCGACCGACCGACCGCCCGACCATGCGTCCGGCGGGGTCGACGACGCCTTCGCCGACTTCTTCCGGTCCTGCTGGCCCCGCTCCTACCGGGTGGCTCTAGGAGTCACCCGCGACGCCGCCGCCGCGGAGGACGCCTGCCAGGCGGCGTTCGCCCGGGTCTACGCGTCCTGGGCGCGCATCAGCCGCGTCGACCACCCGGAGGCGTACGTGCGTCGGATGGTCATCAACGAGGTGCTGGGCCAGCACCGCCGGCCCTGGCGCCGCCACGAGCGGATGCAGGCGGACCCGACCGCCGATCCACGACCGACGAACGGCGACCTGGACGCGCTCGGGCAGGTGGTCACCGGCCGGGACGCGCTCTGGGGGGCCGTCGCCGTCCTGCCGCCGCGGCAGCGGGCGGTCGTGGTGCTCCGCTACTACGAGGACCTCTCCGAGACGGAGATCGCCTCCGTCCTCGGCTGCTCGGCCGGGACCGTGAAGTCCCAGGCCTCGCGAGCCCTGGCCACCCTGCGCCGCGTGGCGGCCGACGACAGCACCGGAGACCTGCGATGA